In Anaerolineae bacterium, a genomic segment contains:
- a CDS encoding NAD(P)/FAD-dependent oxidoreductase, which yields MVGRIPSTVWIFISFVPWIVYWSLSGPGLVVPGLIVALIVALTLNLYRLRIGNPKLMDAVTLAFFALHFVFTVILRSDLFITHGGVLVYTALALMAWGSLIARNPFTYQYARDDWPREYWQHGLFRRTNEIITLVWAVIFTFGVVSNLVAMSWPAHRILLTVVFPNVLLGTGIAFSIFFPNWFPRRVLAREIEKWERPFGWHPPELPKGSLLGEGEFDAIVIGAGMGGLTAAALLAQRGLKVLVVEQARYVGGLCASFRRLHRQYVFDVGVHDISGLGPRGPVRWLLRELGIESRLEFVRMTHEYILGDIRIKVPHSAEEFIVQLAALFPDERENIEAFFQEMHRVYQELYADLEKTGGAPRPPVDPEEMLRYPLTHPHAFRWMDRSYLEMLDFYLRNERLKGVLCSLTSYLTDKPEKLTVGQMAPIFGYYFDGGFYPKGGSGQLPRAIADVIPAHNGTILLGKRATGILVRDGIVYGVKLADGTTFRASVILSNADARVTFRELVGMEHLPGKFARQVEALQPTTSVFEVFLALDYEPPIAPITMYLAPSGMGLGFALPSKVDPTLAPSGHHVLTIMALIPQPEATSWDRNAPDYKARKAAFAEEIIRQAETLLPDLRRHIITWDAATPATITRYTGHPDGAIYGSVLDSGRLPLQTPIRNLYLVGASAWPGSGVEAVVISGITVANLICRQPRRLRS from the coding sequence ATGGTTGGAAGAATTCCTTCAACGGTCTGGATTTTTATATCCTTTGTTCCCTGGATCGTCTACTGGTCGCTTTCCGGGCCAGGGTTGGTAGTGCCTGGCCTCATTGTAGCCCTCATCGTTGCCCTCACCCTCAACCTTTACCGGTTGCGCATTGGTAACCCCAAGCTTATGGATGCGGTAACGCTGGCCTTTTTCGCTCTGCATTTTGTCTTCACGGTTATCCTGCGCAGCGATCTGTTCATCACCCATGGAGGGGTGCTCGTCTATACTGCTCTGGCCCTCATGGCCTGGGGTTCCCTCATTGCCCGCAATCCCTTCACTTATCAGTACGCTCGCGATGATTGGCCACGGGAATACTGGCAGCATGGCCTCTTCCGCCGCACCAATGAGATAATCACTCTGGTCTGGGCAGTTATCTTCACCTTCGGCGTTGTTTCAAATCTGGTTGCCATGTCCTGGCCCGCCCACAGAATTCTTCTGACCGTGGTGTTTCCCAATGTCCTGCTCGGAACAGGCATTGCTTTCTCCATCTTTTTCCCCAACTGGTTCCCCAGGCGTGTGCTGGCGCGGGAGATTGAAAAGTGGGAACGGCCTTTCGGCTGGCATCCGCCAGAGCTCCCCAAAGGTTCGCTTCTCGGCGAGGGTGAATTTGATGCCATCGTTATCGGTGCGGGTATGGGCGGGCTTACAGCGGCAGCTCTTCTGGCCCAGCGAGGCCTGAAAGTGTTAGTGGTTGAGCAGGCCCGCTACGTGGGCGGTCTCTGTGCCAGCTTCCGACGTCTGCATCGCCAGTATGTATTTGACGTGGGCGTTCACGATATCAGCGGTCTGGGACCACGTGGACCTGTCCGCTGGCTGCTCCGGGAACTGGGCATTGAATCCCGTCTGGAATTTGTGCGAATGACTCATGAGTACATCCTTGGCGACATACGCATAAAGGTTCCGCACAGTGCGGAGGAATTCATAGTCCAGCTGGCTGCTCTTTTCCCGGATGAACGGGAAAACATTGAAGCGTTTTTCCAAGAGATGCACCGTGTATATCAGGAGCTCTACGCAGATCTGGAAAAAACGGGCGGGGCACCTCGTCCCCCCGTTGATCCCGAGGAGATGCTGCGCTACCCACTCACCCACCCTCACGCTTTCCGCTGGATGGATCGCAGTTACCTGGAAATGCTTGATTTTTACCTGCGCAACGAGCGCCTCAAAGGGGTGTTATGTTCTCTCACTTCATACCTGACCGATAAGCCGGAGAAGCTAACTGTTGGTCAGATGGCTCCTATTTTCGGGTACTACTTTGACGGTGGTTTCTATCCGAAAGGTGGCTCGGGCCAGTTGCCCAGAGCTATTGCCGATGTTATCCCGGCTCACAACGGCACCATCCTTCTGGGCAAAAGGGCAACAGGAATTCTGGTGCGGGACGGCATAGTTTATGGAGTTAAGCTCGCAGATGGCACAACATTTCGTGCCAGTGTCATCCTCTCCAACGCCGATGCGCGGGTCACGTTCCGGGAGCTGGTGGGTATGGAGCATTTGCCCGGGAAATTTGCCCGCCAGGTGGAAGCCCTTCAGCCCACAACCTCCGTTTTTGAGGTCTTTCTTGCTCTGGATTACGAGCCACCTATCGCCCCGATAACCATGTATCTCGCACCGAGCGGCATGGGTTTAGGCTTCGCCTTGCCCTCCAAAGTGGATCCGACCCTCGCCCCTTCTGGTCACCACGTCCTGACGATAATGGCTCTGATCCCTCAACCGGAGGCAACCTCGTGGGATCGCAATGCTCCAGACTATAAAGCTCGCAAAGCCGCTTTTGCCGAGGAGATCATCCGCCAGGCCGAAACTCTACTGCCCGATCTGCGCCGTCACATTATCACATGGGATGCTGCTACGCCTGCGACTATTACCCGCTACACCGGGCACCCTGACGGCGCAATCTACGGTTCGGTGCTCGACAGCGGGCGCCTTCCGTTGCAAACTCCGATTCGGAACCTCTACCTTGTTGGTGCCAGCGCCTGGCCTGGCAGTGGTGTAGAAGCAGTAGTCATATCTGGCATTACAGTGGCTAACCTGATTTGCCGCCAGCCCCGGAGGCTGCGAAGTTAA
- a CDS encoding dihydroorotate dehydrogenase electron transfer subunit, whose translation MPTVHNLPVPFAIKLVKDESLKVKTFILDGKLEAIPGQFVMVWLPGVDEKPFSLVNDSPVVITVARVGPFTSQLHEKKPGDTLWLRGPYGKGFSIEGNKLLLVGGGYGVAPLLFLARRARAQGCSVDAVIGARCAEELIFVEDFRALGCQVHLATEDGSLGFRGKAPELVEKLIPELRPDSICGCGPEGMLEALSEIAVFWKLPAQFSYESYIRCGFGVCGSCERKGWLVCRDGPVRSLSQSL comes from the coding sequence TTGCCCACCGTTCATAATCTGCCCGTTCCTTTCGCTATAAAACTGGTGAAAGATGAAAGCCTTAAAGTTAAAACTTTCATTCTGGACGGTAAACTGGAGGCCATCCCGGGGCAGTTTGTAATGGTCTGGCTTCCAGGGGTGGACGAAAAGCCCTTTAGTCTCGTCAATGATTCTCCGGTAGTTATTACGGTAGCTCGCGTTGGGCCCTTTACTTCGCAATTGCACGAGAAAAAGCCAGGAGATACCCTGTGGCTGCGGGGGCCCTATGGAAAAGGATTTTCCATCGAAGGCAATAAGTTGCTTCTCGTGGGTGGAGGGTATGGGGTTGCTCCCCTGCTGTTCCTCGCCCGGCGGGCCAGAGCGCAGGGTTGCTCTGTGGATGCAGTTATCGGGGCTCGCTGCGCCGAAGAGCTTATCTTTGTAGAGGATTTCAGAGCGCTGGGGTGCCAGGTCCACCTGGCTACCGAGGATGGTTCTCTGGGTTTCCGGGGAAAAGCTCCAGAATTGGTGGAAAAGCTCATTCCCGAACTCAGGCCCGATTCCATTTGCGGCTGTGGGCCCGAAGGGATGCTGGAGGCCCTTAGTGAAATTGCCGTCTTCTGGAAGCTTCCGGCTCAGTTCAGCTATGAAAGCTATATACGGTGTGGTTTTGGGGTGTGTGGTTCCTGCGAACGGAAAGGGTGGCTTGTATGTCGGGATGGGCCCGTCCGTTCGCTTTCTCAGAGCCTTTAA
- a CDS encoding isopentenyl phosphate kinase — protein MKSGSGKLILVKLGGSLITDKTREATARMEVIERLAREMKEALESFPNLKLVVGHGSGSFGHFPGKRYRVREGVNGPEGWKGFAETAAAAARLNRLVTEALLSSGLKALPLQPSASILCRNGTIIRWEWRQVKRALEKGLVPIIYGDVAFDQIRGSTIVSTDELFFYLAPKLRPSEILLVGKVEGVFTSDPLVDPGAELIPELTPSDWDKILGSLGDSHGVDVTGGMEEKVKLMLNLVEKLPSLKVVIMSGEEPGALRDALTGKLPQRCTILRR, from the coding sequence ATGAAGTCAGGGTCTGGAAAGCTCATTCTGGTCAAACTGGGGGGCTCCCTGATAACCGATAAAACCCGTGAAGCCACCGCGAGGATGGAAGTAATAGAAAGGCTCGCCAGGGAAATGAAGGAAGCTCTGGAGAGCTTCCCTAACCTCAAACTGGTGGTGGGGCATGGAAGTGGCTCCTTTGGGCATTTTCCCGGGAAACGCTATAGAGTAAGAGAGGGGGTCAATGGGCCTGAGGGGTGGAAAGGTTTTGCCGAAACGGCTGCCGCTGCCGCTCGCCTGAACCGCCTGGTAACTGAAGCCCTGCTTTCCTCAGGCCTGAAAGCTTTACCTCTCCAGCCTTCTGCTTCAATCCTCTGCCGCAACGGCACCATAATCCGGTGGGAATGGCGCCAGGTGAAGAGGGCGCTGGAAAAAGGCCTCGTTCCCATCATTTATGGAGATGTGGCCTTTGACCAGATCCGTGGTTCCACCATAGTTTCCACTGATGAACTCTTTTTTTATCTCGCCCCAAAACTTCGCCCATCCGAAATCCTCTTAGTAGGCAAAGTGGAAGGGGTTTTCACCTCTGACCCGCTCGTAGACCCGGGTGCGGAACTTATCCCAGAACTCACTCCTTCCGATTGGGATAAAATCTTGGGCTCTCTCGGGGATTCCCACGGGGTTGACGTTACTGGAGGAATGGAGGAGAAAGTAAAGCTCATGTTGAACCTGGTGGAAAAACTTCCTTCCCTAAAAGTAGTGATAATGTCGGGGGAAGAGCCGGGAGCCCTCCGGGATGCTCTAACAGGTAAACTGCCGCAGAGATGCACAATCCTTCGTCGGTAA
- a CDS encoding permease, which translates to MPADFVSAVLLILLKSAETVERLGPYLAAGIAAAWLSSKLVTKWPACSSCPSFPGATLLAALMGTLSPFPTVGIIPFILRLQNRRLAGDAALAFILASSLMNPQLFVLTLGAFGLTFSLVQLGAVLSLSVSLGKLFGSSVGIRGGKVPPQCCEPPSVSRLIQHIGLYFLLGVIAGSALQVLLPWTGVLNWLAKHGLLHIPVLGWIGAPFYVCGGSSIPLARSLFDLGFSQGALFTFLLVGPSLRGTALANLACFLPGRAMTACLAILVVMGGLLGWGFDFATEALR; encoded by the coding sequence ATGCCAGCTGATTTTGTCTCTGCTGTCCTTTTGATACTGCTCAAAAGTGCGGAAACGGTGGAACGGTTAGGGCCATACCTTGCAGCGGGTATTGCTGCTGCCTGGCTTTCATCAAAATTAGTTACGAAATGGCCAGCATGTTCGTCTTGCCCATCGTTCCCCGGGGCGACGCTTCTCGCAGCCCTGATGGGAACCTTATCCCCTTTCCCCACCGTAGGAATAATCCCGTTTATCCTTCGTCTGCAGAACCGGAGATTGGCAGGGGATGCGGCTCTGGCTTTTATCCTCGCCTCGTCTCTTATGAACCCCCAGCTGTTCGTCCTGACTTTGGGGGCTTTCGGGCTCACTTTCAGCCTGGTGCAATTGGGAGCAGTTCTGAGCCTCAGTGTATCCCTGGGTAAACTCTTTGGCTCTTCGGTAGGGATTAGAGGAGGCAAGGTTCCCCCGCAATGTTGTGAACCTCCGTCGGTAAGCAGGCTAATACAGCACATAGGGCTCTATTTTCTCCTGGGCGTCATAGCCGGCTCAGCCCTTCAGGTTTTACTGCCCTGGACAGGGGTCCTCAACTGGCTCGCCAAGCATGGCTTACTCCATATCCCAGTGCTTGGCTGGATAGGAGCACCTTTCTACGTATGTGGTGGGAGCTCCATCCCTCTCGCAAGAAGTCTGTTTGATTTGGGCTTCAGCCAGGGGGCACTCTTCACCTTCCTGCTGGTGGGGCCATCTTTGCGCGGAACAGCTTTGGCTAATCTGGCCTGCTTCCTTCCTGGGCGAGCTATGACCGCCTGTCTGGCAATTTTAGTCGTGATGGGTGGGTTGCTGGGGTGGGGTTTTGACTTTGCAACGGAGGCTTTAAGATGA
- a CDS encoding DUF362 domain-containing protein, with translation MRISLRWVYLLGLLTLIFGARAFQSLAMPSHTPQGTTRVAIVKVQSNVEEAVREAVRLAGGLEGIIKPGDLVVVKPNLVMDAPAGSGMVTDPVVTRVMVRIAFEAGAREVIIAEGTAQYSQGDPNRDRFCTQAAFRVAGYDLDSDMKDDVTGVPLVDLNDSGGTDAADPSKVTRVVIPAGLIRKEYWLPNLILRADVLISVPVLKNHFLAGVTLGMKNMIGALPNDLYHAPGCIFGKHSLSHIPVELDRHIVDINLARKPDFVVVDGQRGMIDGPIGSKIIEPPMGLIIAGQDVVAVDTIGALVMGYDPSSIPYIQMAAQSGLGIADTARIRVVGMPVVQVRRDFPAPYGDSLARRADSEPPKVAINAPNRVLLPKKFRVKVEASDNETIARVELYLGRKWIGSLLAPPYEFEIESSQYSPGKHTLQAIAYDRCLNQAWSSQEVFLLPPAPTETFTPTPLPPTDTPSPTSTPFPTPTPVEITPKFPSPLPTASPVPATPTPAVPVSVQTEVMPWYLNIFCLLSMAVLGICLAVFFTLSRRK, from the coding sequence ATGAGGATTTCCCTGCGGTGGGTTTACCTTTTGGGACTCCTGACGCTTATCTTCGGAGCCAGAGCGTTTCAAAGTCTGGCTATGCCTTCTCATACCCCTCAGGGCACGACCCGGGTGGCCATCGTCAAAGTTCAATCCAATGTGGAGGAAGCCGTTCGTGAGGCAGTGCGGCTTGCCGGAGGGCTGGAAGGGATAATCAAGCCAGGCGATCTGGTGGTAGTCAAACCCAACCTGGTCATGGATGCCCCGGCTGGAAGTGGTATGGTTACCGACCCGGTGGTGACCAGGGTGATGGTGAGGATAGCTTTTGAAGCAGGCGCCCGTGAAGTCATCATCGCTGAAGGCACAGCCCAGTACAGCCAGGGCGATCCGAACCGGGATAGGTTTTGCACTCAGGCGGCTTTCCGGGTTGCCGGATACGATCTTGATAGTGACATGAAAGACGATGTTACTGGTGTCCCTCTTGTGGACCTCAATGATAGCGGTGGTACAGATGCAGCTGATCCCAGCAAAGTTACTCGTGTTGTAATTCCGGCGGGATTGATCCGGAAAGAGTACTGGCTACCCAACCTTATTCTCAGAGCTGATGTCCTCATAAGCGTTCCAGTCCTCAAGAACCACTTCCTTGCAGGAGTAACCTTGGGGATGAAGAACATGATAGGTGCGCTCCCCAACGATCTCTATCATGCTCCTGGCTGCATCTTCGGCAAACACAGCTTATCTCACATCCCTGTCGAACTTGACAGGCACATTGTAGACATCAACCTTGCCAGGAAGCCGGACTTTGTAGTGGTTGATGGGCAGCGGGGAATGATAGATGGCCCTATTGGTTCTAAGATTATTGAACCTCCTATGGGACTCATCATTGCGGGGCAGGACGTGGTAGCAGTTGACACAATAGGTGCTCTCGTGATGGGCTACGATCCCAGTTCCATACCCTACATCCAGATGGCGGCCCAAAGTGGTCTGGGGATAGCCGACACGGCCCGTATCCGTGTAGTGGGGATGCCTGTTGTGCAGGTTCGCAGGGATTTCCCTGCTCCTTACGGTGATTCCCTTGCCCGTCGGGCCGATTCAGAACCACCAAAAGTAGCAATAAATGCTCCGAACCGGGTACTATTGCCGAAGAAATTCAGGGTCAAAGTTGAAGCGAGCGATAATGAAACCATCGCCAGGGTTGAACTCTATCTGGGCAGGAAATGGATTGGGAGTCTTCTGGCTCCTCCCTATGAATTTGAGATTGAATCAAGCCAGTATTCTCCGGGCAAACACACATTGCAGGCAATAGCCTATGATCGCTGTTTAAATCAGGCGTGGTCAAGCCAGGAAGTATTTCTCCTTCCTCCTGCCCCCACAGAAACCTTTACGCCCACCCCTTTACCGCCGACTGATACCCCTTCCCCAACGAGCACCCCCTTTCCAACCCCCACGCCAGTTGAAATAACTCCGAAATTCCCCAGTCCCTTACCTACTGCTTCGCCTGTGCCGGCAACTCCGACACCTGCAGTTCCGGTAAGTGTTCAGACTGAAGTTATGCCTTGGTATCTGAATATTTTCTGCCTTCTTTCAATGGCTGTGCTGGGAATTTGTCTTGCAGTGTTCTTCACTTTAAGCAGACGCAAATAA
- a CDS encoding dihydroorotate dehydrogenase: MVNLGVDLCGYRLKNPLVLASGVLGTGPELLARVAEAGAGAVTTKSCSLAPRRGHPNPTVLEWGHGLINAVGLANPGAEAMARIIAEAKKLLAPLKTPIIASIFGSTIEEFARTAHIISSASPDFIEVNISCPNVEEEFGRPFAADPEAAAKVTRAVKAVTSIPVIVKLSPNVTDIAEVACAVEEAGADAICAINTVAGMLIDVYAGRPILANRTGGLSGPAIKPIALRCVYEITQNVKIPVIGTGGVTTGKDALEMIMAGATAVGVGSAVYYRGLQAFNLIQEELADLMQKLGYRSIEEVRGIAHRS, translated from the coding sequence ATGGTGAACCTTGGAGTGGACTTATGCGGTTACAGGTTGAAAAACCCCCTGGTGCTGGCTTCAGGCGTGCTGGGGACAGGGCCTGAACTTCTGGCCCGGGTGGCAGAGGCGGGTGCTGGTGCAGTGACTACTAAGTCGTGCAGTCTTGCCCCTCGTCGCGGCCATCCCAACCCCACTGTGCTGGAATGGGGCCATGGCTTGATTAACGCTGTCGGGCTTGCTAACCCGGGTGCAGAGGCCATGGCCAGGATCATCGCCGAAGCTAAAAAGCTTCTTGCCCCCTTGAAGACACCCATCATAGCCAGTATCTTTGGGAGCACCATTGAGGAGTTCGCCAGGACAGCCCATATAATTTCCAGCGCTTCGCCCGATTTCATTGAAGTTAACATATCCTGCCCCAATGTTGAAGAAGAGTTTGGACGCCCTTTTGCTGCTGATCCGGAAGCTGCGGCAAAGGTTACCAGAGCTGTAAAGGCTGTTACTTCTATCCCTGTAATAGTGAAGCTTTCGCCTAACGTGACCGATATCGCGGAGGTAGCTTGTGCTGTTGAGGAAGCTGGCGCCGACGCAATCTGTGCCATCAATACTGTTGCCGGAATGCTCATAGATGTCTATGCTGGACGCCCTATCTTGGCCAATCGGACGGGGGGTCTTTCAGGGCCAGCCATAAAGCCCATAGCTCTGCGGTGCGTTTACGAGATAACCCAAAATGTTAAAATTCCAGTAATCGGCACTGGCGGGGTTACCACTGGAAAGGATGCGCTGGAAATGATTATGGCTGGAGCAACCGCAGTTGGCGTAGGTTCAGCGGTTTATTACCGGGGCCTTCAGGCTTTCAATCTCATACAGGAAGAACTCGCTGACTTGATGCAAAAACTAGGGTACCGAAGCATTGAAGAGGTGCGGGGAATTGCCCACCGTTCATAA
- the tsaA gene encoding tRNA (N6-threonylcarbamoyladenosine(37)-N6)-methyltransferase TrmO: MEISLKPIGTVVNNIDKTFKKVDWSRVISTLEINPELVEGLEGIEEFRRIMVIFWFHLAEETCLKVHPRGDPSKPLRGVFSTRAPVRPNRIGVTVVELLYREGNRLVVKGLDAYNGTPILDIKPYFPEDESDERPPWVKGG, translated from the coding sequence ATGGAAATATCCCTCAAACCCATAGGCACGGTGGTAAATAACATAGACAAAACCTTCAAAAAAGTGGATTGGTCCCGGGTAATCTCTACCCTGGAGATAAACCCTGAGCTGGTGGAAGGGCTTGAAGGGATCGAAGAGTTCCGACGCATTATGGTGATCTTCTGGTTTCACCTGGCAGAAGAAACCTGCCTTAAGGTTCACCCCCGGGGCGATCCCTCAAAACCCTTGCGAGGGGTCTTTAGCACGAGGGCCCCCGTCCGCCCCAACCGCATAGGAGTAACTGTGGTTGAGCTTCTCTATAGAGAAGGAAATCGTCTGGTAGTCAAAGGCCTTGATGCCTATAACGGCACCCCAATCCTCGACATCAAACCCTACTTTCCGGAGGATGAAAGTGACGAAAGGCCACCATGGGTCAAAGGAGGCTGA
- a CDS encoding DUF126 domain-containing protein: MKVTKGHHGSKEAEVLILKGRVIKAGKASGEALVSPEPISFFGGVDPETGEIIEKGHPLEGQKIAGKILVFPTGKGSTVGSYILYRLKQKGLVPAAIINSQADPVVAVGAVIAEIPMIDLIPWEKISTGDIVEVEENEVRVWKAHSGQTGGLPDNR, translated from the coding sequence ATGAAAGTGACGAAAGGCCACCATGGGTCAAAGGAGGCTGAAGTTTTAATCCTCAAAGGTCGAGTTATAAAGGCGGGGAAGGCTTCAGGGGAAGCCCTTGTCTCTCCTGAACCCATAAGCTTCTTCGGCGGAGTGGACCCGGAAACTGGCGAAATCATAGAAAAGGGTCATCCTCTGGAAGGCCAGAAAATTGCGGGGAAAATCCTGGTTTTCCCCACGGGGAAAGGCAGCACGGTAGGCTCTTACATACTCTATCGTCTGAAACAAAAAGGCCTTGTCCCTGCTGCTATCATCAATTCTCAGGCCGATCCGGTAGTAGCGGTGGGGGCGGTTATTGCAGAAATACCCATGATAGACCTCATCCCATGGGAAAAAATTTCTACAGGGGACATTGTAGAGGTAGAGGAAAATGAAGTCAGGGTCTGGAAAGCTCATTCTGGTCAAACTGGGGGGCTCCCTGATAACCGATAA
- the pyrF gene encoding orotidine-5'-phosphate decarboxylase: MDFWEKLQAATRKNNSFLCVGLDPRPGHVPKVFWKEEDPLFAFSLKIIEYTADLVCAYKPNFAFYQALGPEGFNVLRRIIKAIPSEIPVILDAKWGDIGSTAEAYAAVAFDFLGADAVTVNPYLGADSLEPFLVYKDKGLFVLCHTSNPGATDFQTRLVEGKPLYLRVAEWAARLSSRIGLVVGATYPEAVRAVREVAPEAWLLLPGVGAQGGDLEEALAAGLAEPEGRVVVNVSRDVIYAENPRQAAAEYRERINRTREALKGKSTHSPAARLTLSLFDSGCIRFGSFTLASGKTSSIYIDLRPLPSFPQLMRQVIPVYVQLLAPLDFDVIAAIPYAALPFGVLTAMEMNKPLIYPRKEAKTYGIARAIEGEFRPGQCAVVLDDLITTGDSKLRVIEPLEQAGLRVKDIVVLIDREQGGREFLEAKGYRLHSFLRLREMLEILVREGRLSQEEKDRVSAELWGN, from the coding sequence ATGGATTTTTGGGAAAAGCTACAGGCTGCTACGAGGAAGAATAATTCTTTCCTATGCGTAGGCCTTGATCCCAGACCGGGTCATGTCCCAAAGGTTTTCTGGAAAGAGGAAGATCCCCTTTTTGCTTTCAGCCTCAAAATCATTGAATATACGGCTGATCTGGTCTGCGCTTATAAACCTAACTTCGCTTTTTATCAAGCGTTAGGCCCAGAAGGGTTCAATGTTCTCCGCAGGATTATAAAGGCTATACCATCTGAAATCCCCGTAATCCTTGATGCCAAGTGGGGCGATATAGGTTCTACCGCCGAAGCCTATGCAGCAGTCGCCTTTGATTTCCTCGGGGCCGATGCTGTCACCGTTAACCCTTATCTCGGAGCTGATTCTCTGGAACCTTTCCTGGTTTACAAAGATAAAGGTTTGTTTGTCCTTTGCCATACTTCTAATCCCGGTGCCACAGATTTCCAGACCCGATTGGTGGAAGGCAAGCCTTTGTATCTCAGGGTGGCAGAATGGGCTGCACGTTTGTCATCCCGTATCGGGTTAGTGGTGGGAGCCACATATCCGGAAGCAGTCCGTGCAGTGCGGGAGGTGGCCCCCGAAGCCTGGCTCCTGCTTCCGGGAGTGGGAGCTCAGGGAGGTGACCTGGAGGAAGCTCTGGCAGCAGGACTGGCCGAACCAGAAGGCAGAGTCGTTGTGAATGTGTCCCGCGATGTAATCTATGCCGAAAATCCACGCCAGGCAGCTGCTGAATACCGGGAACGTATAAACCGCACGCGAGAAGCCTTAAAGGGAAAATCCACGCATTCCCCCGCGGCTCGCCTGACCCTTAGCCTCTTTGATAGCGGTTGCATACGGTTTGGGAGTTTCACCCTAGCATCAGGCAAAACTTCGTCCATTTACATTGACCTTCGCCCCTTGCCATCTTTCCCTCAGCTTATGCGGCAGGTGATTCCGGTGTATGTGCAGCTCCTCGCTCCCCTGGATTTTGATGTTATAGCAGCTATTCCTTACGCTGCTTTGCCTTTCGGTGTCCTGACAGCAATGGAGATGAATAAGCCCCTGATTTACCCTCGCAAAGAGGCCAAAACTTATGGTATTGCCCGAGCTATTGAAGGTGAGTTCAGGCCTGGCCAGTGCGCTGTCGTCCTGGATGACCTCATCACTACAGGCGATAGCAAGCTAAGGGTTATTGAGCCTCTTGAGCAGGCGGGTCTCAGGGTAAAGGATATCGTAGTGCTTATAGATCGGGAACAGGGGGGCAGAGAGTTTCTGGAAGCCAAGGGGTACAGGCTTCACTCTTTCCTGCGGCTCAGGGAGATGCTGGAAATATTGGTGAGAGAGGGGCGGCTTTCACAAGAGGAAAAGGATAGGGTTTCTGCCGAGCTCTGGGGAAATTAA